In Eschrichtius robustus isolate mEscRob2 chromosome 2, mEscRob2.pri, whole genome shotgun sequence, a single window of DNA contains:
- the TSSK6 gene encoding testis-specific serine/threonine-protein kinase 6, with amino-acid sequence MSGDKLLSELGYKLGRTIGEGSYSKVKVATSKKYKGTVAIKVVDRRRAPPDFVNKFLPRELSILRGVRHPHIVHVFEFIEVCNGKLYIVMEAAATDLLQAVQRNGHIPGGQARDLFAQIAGAVRYLHDHHLVHRDLKCENVLLSPDERHVKLTDFGFGRQAHGYPDLSTTYCGSAAYASPEVLLGIPYDPKKYDVWSLGVVLYVMVTGCMPFDDSDIAGLPRRQKRGVLYPDGLELSERCKTLIADLLQFSPSARPSASQVARNCWLRSGDSG; translated from the coding sequence ATGTCGGGCGACAAACTTCTGAGCGAACTCGGCTATAAGCTGGGCCGCACGATAGGCGAGGGCAGTTACTCCAAGGTGAAGGTGGCCACGTCCAAGAAATACAAGGGCACGGTGGCCATCAAGGTGGTGGACCGGCGGCGCGCGCCGCCAGACTTCGTTAACAAGTTCCTGCCACGCGAGTTGTCCATCCTTCGGGGCGTGCGGCACCCGCACATCGTGCACGTCTTCGAGTTCATCGAGGTGTGCAACGGGAAGCTGTACATCGTGATGGAGGCGGCCGCCACCGACCTACTGCAGGCCGTGCAGCGAAACGGGCACATCCCCGGGGGGCAGGCGCGCGACCTCTTCGCGCAGATCGCCGGTGCTGTGCGCTACCTGCACGACCACCACCTGGTGCACCGCGACCTGAAGTGCGAAAACGTGCTGCTGAGCCCTGATGAACGCCACGTCAAGCTCACCGACTTCGGCTTCGGCCGTCAGGCGCATGGCTACCCCGACCTGAGCACCACCTACTGCGGCTCGGCCGCCTACGCGTCGCCCGAGGTACTCCTCGGCATCCCCTACGACCCCAAGAAGTACGACGTATGGAGCCTGGGTGTCGTGCTCTACGTCATGGTCACCGGGTGCATGCCCTTCGACGACTCCGACATCGCCGGCCTGCCCCGGCGTCAGAAGCGCGGCGTTCTCTACCCCGATGGCCTCGAGCTGTCTGAGCGCTGCAAGACCCTAATAGCCGACTTACTGCAGTTCAGCCCGTCGGCCAGGCCCTCCGCGAGCCAAGTAGCGCGCAACTGCTGGCTGCGTTCGGGGGACTCCGGCTAG